The following proteins are co-located in the Malus sylvestris chromosome 13, drMalSylv7.2, whole genome shotgun sequence genome:
- the LOC126595918 gene encoding uncharacterized protein LOC126595918 isoform X13: MNAPTTTFRSILEKPLNQLTEDDISQLTREDCRKYLKEKGMRRPSWNKSQAIQQVISLKALLEPNDDSGAGALRKIVVLPHTTTATTQRVSTFAASNSADSAKEVSPDVQASVSADELAPHPRNEPPKPAPEDPPVYADTTAISLRDIWICRHGQSCTLQQGPTICFWTINLVVLQQQDPYIANFRLQAIKMAFSFLVQQFLRQCKQVTLQRRLVNIHSSTGRKGTTLVILMQRVRRTEKSRCRDTVKSEKTGHIPQMVIQVSMAQALHPNLSCYRQLKISQGSAVFLLT, from the exons ATGAACGCCCCCACGACGACGTTTCGCTCCATTCTCGAGAAGCCCCTCAATCAGCTCACCGAGGATGACATTTCCCAGCTCACCCGCGAAGACTGCCGCAAATACCTCAAAGAAAAAG GAATGCGGCGGCCCTCCTGGAACAAATCGCAGGCGATCCAGCAGGTTATTTCGCTCAAGGCGCTGCTGGAGCCCAACGACGATTCCGGCGCCGGAGCTCTCAGAAAGATTGTCGTTTTGCCTCATACGACCACCGCCACCACCCAGCGCGTCAGTACTTTC GCGGCTTCGAATTCCGCTGATTCAGCTAAGGAAGTGAGCCCCGATGTCCAGGCTTCTGTGTCCGCTGACGAATTGGCGCCGCATCCGAGAAATGAACCGCCCAAACCAGCTCCCGAGGACCCACCGGTCTATGCGGATACCACGGCCATCAGTCTCAG GGATATATGGATTTGCAGGCACGGGCAATCCTGCACCTTGCAGCAGGGCCCAACCATTTGCTTTTGGACAATCAATTTGGTGGTGCTGCAGCAGCAAGATCCTTACATTGCCAATTTCAGACTGCAGGCAATAAAGATGGCCTTTTCCTTCCTAGTGCAACAATTTCTCAGGCAATGCAAACAG GTAACTTTACAGAGAAGGTTGGTGAATATACACAGCAGTACTGGGAGAAAGGGAACAACACTCGTGATCCTG ATGCAGAGGGTCAGGCGAACAGAAAAGTCTCGTTGCAGAGATACCGTGAAAAGCGAAAAGACAG GACACATACCTCAAATGGTAATTCAAGTCAGTATGGCACAAGCTCTCCACCCCAACCTGAGCTGCTACAGACAGCTGAAAATCAGCCAAGGTTCCGCTGTCTTCCTGTTGACCTAA
- the LOC126595918 gene encoding uncharacterized protein LOC126595918 isoform X12: MNAPTTTFRSILEKPLNQLTEDDISQLTREDCRKYLKEKGMRRPSWNKSQAIQQVISLKALLEPNDDSGAGALRKIVVLPHTTTATTQRVSTFAASNSADSAKEVSPDVQASVSADELAPHPRNEPPKPAPEDPPVYADTTAISLRDIWICRHGQSCTLQQGPTICFWTINLVVLQQQDPYIANFRLQAIKMAFSFLVQQFLRQCKQFQVTLQRRLVNIHSSTGRKGTTLVILMQRVRRTEKSRCRDTVKSEKTGHIPQMVIQVSMAQALHPNLSCYRQLKISQGSAVFLLT, from the exons ATGAACGCCCCCACGACGACGTTTCGCTCCATTCTCGAGAAGCCCCTCAATCAGCTCACCGAGGATGACATTTCCCAGCTCACCCGCGAAGACTGCCGCAAATACCTCAAAGAAAAAG GAATGCGGCGGCCCTCCTGGAACAAATCGCAGGCGATCCAGCAGGTTATTTCGCTCAAGGCGCTGCTGGAGCCCAACGACGATTCCGGCGCCGGAGCTCTCAGAAAGATTGTCGTTTTGCCTCATACGACCACCGCCACCACCCAGCGCGTCAGTACTTTC GCGGCTTCGAATTCCGCTGATTCAGCTAAGGAAGTGAGCCCCGATGTCCAGGCTTCTGTGTCCGCTGACGAATTGGCGCCGCATCCGAGAAATGAACCGCCCAAACCAGCTCCCGAGGACCCACCGGTCTATGCGGATACCACGGCCATCAGTCTCAG GGATATATGGATTTGCAGGCACGGGCAATCCTGCACCTTGCAGCAGGGCCCAACCATTTGCTTTTGGACAATCAATTTGGTGGTGCTGCAGCAGCAAGATCCTTACATTGCCAATTTCAGACTGCAGGCAATAAAGATGGCCTTTTCCTTCCTAGTGCAACAATTTCTCAGGCAATGCAAACAG TTTCAGGTAACTTTACAGAGAAGGTTGGTGAATATACACAGCAGTACTGGGAGAAAGGGAACAACACTCGTGATCCTG ATGCAGAGGGTCAGGCGAACAGAAAAGTCTCGTTGCAGAGATACCGTGAAAAGCGAAAAGACAG GACACATACCTCAAATGGTAATTCAAGTCAGTATGGCACAAGCTCTCCACCCCAACCTGAGCTGCTACAGACAGCTGAAAATCAGCCAAGGTTCCGCTGTCTTCCTGTTGACCTAA
- the LOC126595918 gene encoding protein TIFY 4B-like isoform X9: MNAPTTTFRSILEKPLNQLTEDDISQLTREDCRKYLKEKGMRRPSWNKSQAIQQVISLKALLEPNDDSGAGALRKIVVLPHTTTATTQRVSTFAASNSADSAKEVSPDVQASVSADELAPHPRNEPPKPAPEDPPVYADTTAISLRNHCTTDASVSKMTIFYSGKVNVYDGVPPDKVNEAFSLNGDLEISLPMQGYMDLQARAILHLAAGPNHLLLDNQFGGAAAARSLHCQFQTAGNKDGLFLPSATISQAMQTVSGNFTEKVGEYTQQYWEKGNNTRDPEGQANRKVSLQRYREKRKDRTHTSNGNSSQYGTSSPPQPELLQTAENQPRFRCLPVDLNEKDILERRT, from the exons ATGAACGCCCCCACGACGACGTTTCGCTCCATTCTCGAGAAGCCCCTCAATCAGCTCACCGAGGATGACATTTCCCAGCTCACCCGCGAAGACTGCCGCAAATACCTCAAAGAAAAAG GAATGCGGCGGCCCTCCTGGAACAAATCGCAGGCGATCCAGCAGGTTATTTCGCTCAAGGCGCTGCTGGAGCCCAACGACGATTCCGGCGCCGGAGCTCTCAGAAAGATTGTCGTTTTGCCTCATACGACCACCGCCACCACCCAGCGCGTCAGTACTTTC GCGGCTTCGAATTCCGCTGATTCAGCTAAGGAAGTGAGCCCCGATGTCCAGGCTTCTGTGTCCGCTGACGAATTGGCGCCGCATCCGAGAAATGAACCGCCCAAACCAGCTCCCGAGGACCCACCGGTCTATGCGGATACCACGGCCATCAGTCTCAG AAATCATTGTACAACTGATGCATCAGTTAGTAAAATGACAATTTTCTACAGCGGCAAGGTGAATGTATATGATGGAGTGCCACCTGATAAggtaaatgaagctttctctTTGAATGGAGACCTTGAGATAAGCCTTCCAATGCAGGGATATATGGATTTGCAGGCACGGGCAATCCTGCACCTTGCAGCAGGGCCCAACCATTTGCTTTTGGACAATCAATTTGGTGGTGCTGCAGCAGCAAGATCCTTACATTGCCAATTTCAGACTGCAGGCAATAAAGATGGCCTTTTCCTTCCTAGTGCAACAATTTCTCAGGCAATGCAAACAG TTTCAGGTAACTTTACAGAGAAGGTTGGTGAATATACACAGCAGTACTGGGAGAAAGGGAACAACACTCGTGATCCTG AGGGTCAGGCGAACAGAAAAGTCTCGTTGCAGAGATACCGTGAAAAGCGAAAAGACAG GACACATACCTCAAATGGTAATTCAAGTCAGTATGGCACAAGCTCTCCACCCCAACCTGAGCTGCTACAGACAGCTGAAAATCAGCCAAGGTTCCGCTGTCTTCCTGTTGACCTAAACGAGAAGG ATATCCTGGAACGCCGGACTTGA
- the LOC126595918 gene encoding protein TIFY 4B-like isoform X4, producing MNAPTTTFRSILEKPLNQLTEDDISQLTREDCRKYLKEKGMRRPSWNKSQAIQQVISLKALLEPNDDSGAGALRKIVVLPHTTTATTQRAASNSADSAKEVSPDVQASVSADELAPHPRNEPPKPAPEDPPVYADTTAISLRNHCTTDASVSKMTIFYSGKVNVYDGVPPDKVNEAFSLNGDLEISLPMQGYMDLQARAILHLAAGPNHLLLDNQFGGAAAARSLHCQFQTAGNKDGLFLPSATISQAMQTVSGNFTEKVGEYTQQYWEKGNNTRDPDAEGQANRKVSLQRYREKRKDREKLKIKKNIGSNTSLEVYLNRQLRTHTSNGNSSQYGTSSPPQPELLQTAENQPRFRCLPVDLNEKDILERRT from the exons ATGAACGCCCCCACGACGACGTTTCGCTCCATTCTCGAGAAGCCCCTCAATCAGCTCACCGAGGATGACATTTCCCAGCTCACCCGCGAAGACTGCCGCAAATACCTCAAAGAAAAAG GAATGCGGCGGCCCTCCTGGAACAAATCGCAGGCGATCCAGCAGGTTATTTCGCTCAAGGCGCTGCTGGAGCCCAACGACGATTCCGGCGCCGGAGCTCTCAGAAAGATTGTCGTTTTGCCTCATACGACCACCGCCACCACCCAGCGC GCGGCTTCGAATTCCGCTGATTCAGCTAAGGAAGTGAGCCCCGATGTCCAGGCTTCTGTGTCCGCTGACGAATTGGCGCCGCATCCGAGAAATGAACCGCCCAAACCAGCTCCCGAGGACCCACCGGTCTATGCGGATACCACGGCCATCAGTCTCAG AAATCATTGTACAACTGATGCATCAGTTAGTAAAATGACAATTTTCTACAGCGGCAAGGTGAATGTATATGATGGAGTGCCACCTGATAAggtaaatgaagctttctctTTGAATGGAGACCTTGAGATAAGCCTTCCAATGCAGGGATATATGGATTTGCAGGCACGGGCAATCCTGCACCTTGCAGCAGGGCCCAACCATTTGCTTTTGGACAATCAATTTGGTGGTGCTGCAGCAGCAAGATCCTTACATTGCCAATTTCAGACTGCAGGCAATAAAGATGGCCTTTTCCTTCCTAGTGCAACAATTTCTCAGGCAATGCAAACAG TTTCAGGTAACTTTACAGAGAAGGTTGGTGAATATACACAGCAGTACTGGGAGAAAGGGAACAACACTCGTGATCCTG ATGCAGAGGGTCAGGCGAACAGAAAAGTCTCGTTGCAGAGATACCGTGAAAAGCGAAAAGACAG GGAAAAATTAaagattaagaaaaatattggaTCGAATACTAGCTTGGAGGTTTACTTGAATCGTCAACTCAGGACACATACCTCAAATGGTAATTCAAGTCAGTATGGCACAAGCTCTCCACCCCAACCTGAGCTGCTACAGACAGCTGAAAATCAGCCAAGGTTCCGCTGTCTTCCTGTTGACCTAAACGAGAAGG ATATCCTGGAACGCCGGACTTGA
- the LOC126595918 gene encoding uncharacterized protein LOC126595918 isoform X14, whose translation MNAPTTTFRSILEKPLNQLTEDDISQLTREDCRKYLKEKGMRRPSWNKSQAIQQVISLKALLEPNDDSGAGALRKIVVLPHTTTATTQRVSTFAASNSADSAKEVSPDVQASVSADELAPHPRNEPPKPAPEDPPVYADTTAISLRDIWICRHGQSCTLQQGPTICFWTINLVVLQQQDPYIANFRLQAIKMAFSFLVQQFLRQCKQFQVTLQRRLVNIHSSTGRKGTTLVILRVRRTEKSRCRDTVKSEKTGHIPQMVIQVSMAQALHPNLSCYRQLKISQGSAVFLLT comes from the exons ATGAACGCCCCCACGACGACGTTTCGCTCCATTCTCGAGAAGCCCCTCAATCAGCTCACCGAGGATGACATTTCCCAGCTCACCCGCGAAGACTGCCGCAAATACCTCAAAGAAAAAG GAATGCGGCGGCCCTCCTGGAACAAATCGCAGGCGATCCAGCAGGTTATTTCGCTCAAGGCGCTGCTGGAGCCCAACGACGATTCCGGCGCCGGAGCTCTCAGAAAGATTGTCGTTTTGCCTCATACGACCACCGCCACCACCCAGCGCGTCAGTACTTTC GCGGCTTCGAATTCCGCTGATTCAGCTAAGGAAGTGAGCCCCGATGTCCAGGCTTCTGTGTCCGCTGACGAATTGGCGCCGCATCCGAGAAATGAACCGCCCAAACCAGCTCCCGAGGACCCACCGGTCTATGCGGATACCACGGCCATCAGTCTCAG GGATATATGGATTTGCAGGCACGGGCAATCCTGCACCTTGCAGCAGGGCCCAACCATTTGCTTTTGGACAATCAATTTGGTGGTGCTGCAGCAGCAAGATCCTTACATTGCCAATTTCAGACTGCAGGCAATAAAGATGGCCTTTTCCTTCCTAGTGCAACAATTTCTCAGGCAATGCAAACAG TTTCAGGTAACTTTACAGAGAAGGTTGGTGAATATACACAGCAGTACTGGGAGAAAGGGAACAACACTCGTGATCCTG AGGGTCAGGCGAACAGAAAAGTCTCGTTGCAGAGATACCGTGAAAAGCGAAAAGACAG GACACATACCTCAAATGGTAATTCAAGTCAGTATGGCACAAGCTCTCCACCCCAACCTGAGCTGCTACAGACAGCTGAAAATCAGCCAAGGTTCCGCTGTCTTCCTGTTGACCTAA